In one Mucilaginibacter ginsenosidivorax genomic region, the following are encoded:
- a CDS encoding ChbG/HpnK family deacetylase — MKNILIRYLFLLIIVVLIRPATAQTADKLPQLLIRLDDIGMNHSVNMAAEKMAKTGLPFSVSLQFACPWYQEAVEILKRYPNVSVGVHLTLTSEWKNYRWGPVTGRTAVPSLVDEVGYFPHSTSSFAKSGYKMDEVETELSAQIERALASGLKITYIDPHMGIALSTPELRALTEKLAHKYKLAISTLSSVTYFGETYMEMWGEPIATKKKVFLNYVSTKLNPDKPNLVVIHTATPSPEMDALVDMNSSMMNAKDGKPLTSLHRQTELNMLLSPEFRAMEGKKFKMINYAQLLAGKDISVLKAVDNK; from the coding sequence CCGCGACTGCGCAAACAGCCGATAAATTGCCACAATTGTTGATAAGGCTTGATGACATAGGGATGAATCATTCTGTAAATATGGCTGCCGAAAAGATGGCTAAAACCGGTTTACCATTTTCCGTTTCGTTACAGTTTGCCTGCCCATGGTACCAGGAAGCTGTTGAGATTTTGAAAAGGTATCCGAATGTAAGCGTAGGGGTACACTTAACCTTAACATCGGAGTGGAAAAACTACCGCTGGGGGCCGGTTACCGGGCGAACTGCGGTGCCAAGTTTAGTTGATGAGGTAGGCTATTTTCCGCATTCAACATCATCGTTCGCCAAAAGCGGGTATAAAATGGATGAGGTTGAAACCGAGCTATCGGCGCAAATTGAACGTGCATTGGCCTCGGGGCTTAAAATTACTTATATCGACCCGCACATGGGGATTGCGTTATCGACGCCTGAGTTGAGAGCGCTAACCGAAAAACTGGCACATAAATATAAATTAGCCATATCAACCTTAAGCAGCGTTACTTATTTTGGAGAAACCTATATGGAAATGTGGGGCGAGCCGATAGCCACCAAGAAGAAAGTTTTCTTGAATTATGTAAGCACCAAACTTAATCCCGATAAGCCAAATTTAGTGGTTATCCATACAGCTACCCCAAGCCCCGAGATGGATGCGTTGGTGGATATGAATAGCAGCATGATGAACGCCAAAGACGGAAAGCCCCTAACCAGCCTTCACCGTCAAACAGAATTAAACATGTTACTTTCGCCGGAATTTAGGGCAATGGAGGGCAAAAAATTCAAAATGATTAATTACGCCCAATTATTAGCCGGTAAAGATATTAGTGTGCTTAAGGCGGTCGATAATAAATAG
- a CDS encoding ABC transporter ATP-binding protein, whose translation MQDDLILETISVTKNFFGDKSTGVNNITIFVPKGKITAIVGESGSGKTTLLNLLFGTLQPDHGEVFFKEERVLSREHGIQHAHKVMRMVTQNGVDMNPKSSVWETVRDGMPPEDRSHEIKLVTEALNMLNIYPLRDYPFGKLSGGEKQRVTIAKALISRPQVLLLDEPFNQVDAYYREALQHDIRQIVREWKTTVVLVSHDPAEILSMADELIVIKEGEIVEHGPPDQLYHSPKLLYTSQILASSSMLTSTQAKVCGIKSKRGIVVVYAEHVKIAAIGKKWLIKMILFKGFFEELIIDNNDVTLRVMNYNRGKYKVGGKVSIKITRYFEFGKWEN comes from the coding sequence ATGCAAGATGATTTGATACTTGAAACCATATCTGTTACCAAAAACTTTTTTGGCGATAAATCAACCGGGGTAAACAATATAACCATATTTGTGCCCAAGGGAAAGATAACCGCTATAGTTGGCGAAAGCGGCAGCGGTAAAACTACACTCCTGAACTTATTGTTCGGCACCCTGCAGCCAGATCATGGCGAAGTTTTTTTTAAAGAGGAAAGGGTATTAAGCCGGGAACATGGCATACAACATGCCCATAAGGTAATGCGGATGGTTACTCAAAATGGGGTTGATATGAATCCCAAATCGTCTGTTTGGGAAACTGTGCGCGATGGAATGCCCCCTGAAGATCGCAGCCACGAAATAAAGCTGGTTACTGAAGCGCTTAATATGCTTAATATTTACCCGCTGAGAGATTACCCTTTTGGTAAACTAAGCGGTGGCGAAAAGCAACGTGTTACCATAGCCAAAGCCTTGATAAGCCGGCCACAGGTGTTGCTGCTCGACGAGCCTTTTAACCAGGTTGACGCTTATTACCGGGAAGCACTACAGCACGATATCAGGCAGATTGTGAGGGAGTGGAAGACAACCGTGGTGCTGGTATCGCATGACCCGGCCGAGATACTATCAATGGCCGACGAACTTATTGTAATAAAAGAAGGCGAAATTGTTGAACACGGCCCGCCCGACCAATTATACCACTCGCCTAAATTGCTGTATACCTCGCAAATATTGGCCAGTAGCAGCATGCTTACATCAACCCAGGCCAAAGTTTGTGGCATTAAAAGTAAGCGTGGTATTGTTGTTGTATATGCCGAGCATGTGAAAATTGCAGCTATTGGCAAAAAATGGCTCATAAAAATGATCCTGTTCAAAGGTTTTTTTGAAGAATTGATCATCGATAATAACGATGTTACCCTAAGGGTAATGAACTACAACAGGGGCAAATATAAGGTAGGCGGCAAGGTGAGTATTAAAATTACCAGGTACTTTGAGTTTGGGAAATGGGAAAATTGA
- a CDS encoding EamA family transporter, producing the protein MASSSQKSASPLLVIVAFATVYLVWGSTYFFIKMAVDGFPPFLLGVLRFFTAGALLLIWSAIKGEQIFVKRNMIHAAVSGFLLLVIGNGVVIWVEQTLPSAMVAIMVSSPPIWFVLLDKPNWRTNFKNKSTIIGLIIGFAGVILLFSEQIESMMGPASGPSKLPGMLLLIVGTLGWASGSLYSKHYNTQGSAAVNTAWQMLVAGIVFIPSSFFHHEVQSLNWSAIPAHSWYALLYLIIFGSIAAFSAYVWLLQVRPATQVGTYAYVNPVIAVILGVLFAHEGVTLIQVAGLVVILASVLLINLSKYRASPKSSPKERTFDLQNN; encoded by the coding sequence ATGGCCTCTTCTTCACAAAAATCTGCTTCGCCCCTATTGGTTATTGTAGCGTTTGCTACAGTTTACCTGGTTTGGGGCTCTACCTACTTTTTTATAAAAATGGCCGTGGATGGCTTTCCCCCGTTTTTACTGGGCGTACTCCGCTTTTTTACAGCAGGCGCTTTGTTGCTTATTTGGAGTGCCATTAAAGGCGAGCAGATTTTTGTAAAGCGCAATATGATCCATGCGGCGGTGAGCGGATTTTTACTGCTGGTAATTGGCAACGGGGTTGTGATATGGGTTGAGCAAACCTTGCCAAGCGCTATGGTTGCCATTATGGTATCATCGCCCCCCATTTGGTTTGTATTGCTGGATAAACCAAACTGGCGCACCAATTTTAAAAACAAAAGCACCATTATAGGCCTTATAATCGGCTTTGCAGGGGTAATATTATTATTTAGTGAGCAGATAGAAAGCATGATGGGGCCAGCGTCCGGACCATCAAAGCTGCCCGGAATGCTTTTATTAATTGTAGGAACATTGGGTTGGGCATCGGGCTCTCTTTATTCAAAACATTACAATACGCAAGGGTCGGCAGCGGTAAATACGGCATGGCAAATGCTGGTTGCAGGCATTGTATTTATTCCGTCGAGCTTTTTCCACCACGAAGTTCAGTCGCTTAACTGGAGTGCCATTCCGGCACATAGCTGGTATGCACTGTTATACCTGATTATTTTTGGATCGATAGCTGCATTTAGTGCCTATGTTTGGCTGTTGCAGGTACGCCCGGCAACACAGGTTGGCACTTACGCTTACGTTAACCCCGTTATTGCTGTAATATTAGGTGTACTTTTTGCCCACGAAGGTGTTACCCTGATACAGGTAGCCGGCCTGGTAGTTATATTAGCAAGCGTGCTGCTAATTAATTTGAGCAAGTACAGGGCCTCACCTAAATCCTCTCCAAAGGAGAGGACTTTTGATTTGCAAAATAATTAA